The bacterium genomic interval GAGCGGTCCGTCCATCTCTATGATTTCAAGCATCCCGACCGCATCTCGAAAGATCAATTGCGGGCGCTGCGGACCGTCCATGATTCGTTTTCGCGCAGTTTCGGGACGTACCTTTCGAGTATGTTGAGAACCCTGGTGGATATCAATCTCTTGTCCATTGACCAAGCCACCTATTCCGAATACATGCTCTCGCTCTCCGTTCCGTCGTGCATCTACATTGTGGCCTCGAAGAATCTCAAGGGATCGGCCATCATGGAGATGTCGCCGCAGTTCGCGCTGACCGTGGTGGATCGTCTGCTGGGCGGCACCGGCAACCGAGTCGGCAGCATTCGCGAACTGACCATCATTGAACAGAATATCCTGCGTAAGGTGGTCGAATCCGCCCTCAGCATTTTAACCGATGCGTGGCGGCACGTCTATCGAATGAGTCTCTATATCGAATCCTTTGAATCCAATCCTCAGTTCGTGCAGATCGCGCCCGCTTCGGAAACGGCGGCGGTGGTCTCATTTGAGATCATCATCCGGGACATGACCTTTCCAATGAACCTGTGCTTTCCGTACTTCGTCCTTGATCCGTTGATTCAAAATCTTTCGACAAGTTGGTCGAGCGTGGCCACGAAAAGAAAATCGGCCCACGAACTGGAAGGACTTCAGACGCGGGTTCGCCTGACGCGCCTGCCGGTCATTGCGCAACTGGGATCGTCTCGAATCCCCATGAAACAACTGGTTCGTCTGCGGAAGGGAGACGTGATCCGGCTGGATGAACGCCGTGATGAAGGATTGAAGATTTGGGTGGATGGCCGGGTGAAGTTCTGGGGAGAGCCGGGAATATCAAACCTGAAAAAAGCGGTTCGAATTGTCCGCCGAGTTACCGCCTTGGAGGAAGCCAATCTTGGGTAATCTACTTCTGAACAACGTGCTGGATCAACAAATCGAGCAGGCGGAAGAAGCCTTCCGCGCCACATTGGAGGAAACGCTGCGGGGTTTCTTGGAGCGCGAGGTCCCCGTGCAGGCTCAGGGACCGGAAGAATTCGAGTTCAAGGAATTCAAGGCGTCGCTCCCCGGCGAGGTCGTGGTCGTAAACCTGACTGCAACCGATGGCGGACCGGGGAAAGTTCTTTTCGTTCTCAGCCGGGAGACGGCCGGGAAACTGGGCGATCTGCTGCTGCTCGGCGACGGCTCCGCGACGTTTTCGCATGAAGAACACCTCGAACCTGTTCGCGACATGTTCCGCGAAGTCATGGCCAGTTTCGCATCCAATCTGGGTCTGAAGGTGGGTCATCGAATCGCCTTTGAGGAAATCAAGGCGTCCCTGGTGGATCTGACGCCGTCGGATTTCGTGGGCACCGGCTGGATGACCAACCGGTTTGAGATCGGTCTCGAATCTCCGGAAACCATCTTCAAAATGGTGTCTCTCGATTTCTGGGAAGCTTGTTTCCCGGATGTGAGCGCTCCGGCCGACAGCGAGGAAATGGTTCATGAAGAGGTGGTGGACCACTCGGACGTAGGGAAGGAAATGGGACTCGTTCTCGACATCGAGCTGCCCCTTTCCATCGAGCTGGGCCGTACCAGCATGCTCATTCGCGACATCATCAAACTCGCGCCGGGCTCCATCGTAGAACTTGACAAACTTTCCGGTGAGCCGGTGGATCTGCTCGTCAACGGCCGTCT includes:
- the fliN gene encoding flagellar motor switch protein FliN, whose translation is MGNLLLNNVLDQQIEQAEEAFRATLEETLRGFLEREVPVQAQGPEEFEFKEFKASLPGEVVVVNLTATDGGPGKVLFVLSRETAGKLGDLLLLGDGSATFSHEEHLEPVRDMFREVMASFASNLGLKVGHRIAFEEIKASLVDLTPSDFVGTGWMTNRFEIGLESPETIFKMVSLDFWEACFPDVSAPADSEEMVHEEVVDHSDVGKEMGLVLDIELPLSIELGRTSMLIRDIIKLAPGSIVELDKLSGEPVDLLVNGRLFGRGEVVVVEENFAVRLTEIVSPHDLARVRRN
- the fliM gene encoding flagellar motor switch protein FliM; this encodes MSKILTQEEIDALLKSVSAAQTYEPTVETKERSVHLYDFKHPDRISKDQLRALRTVHDSFSRSFGTYLSSMLRTLVDINLLSIDQATYSEYMLSLSVPSCIYIVASKNLKGSAIMEMSPQFALTVVDRLLGGTGNRVGSIRELTIIEQNILRKVVESALSILTDAWRHVYRMSLYIESFESNPQFVQIAPASETAAVVSFEIIIRDMTFPMNLCFPYFVLDPLIQNLSTSWSSVATKRKSAHELEGLQTRVRLTRLPVIAQLGSSRIPMKQLVRLRKGDVIRLDERRDEGLKIWVDGRVKFWGEPGISNLKKAVRIVRRVTALEEANLG